One genomic region from Planktothrix serta PCC 8927 encodes:
- a CDS encoding ATP-binding protein has translation MRKADFGVLYGQKTTEDALLIYSSYEDAKASPQTGDFIVLTPKDEGNTKYLARVEAEIYDEDPIFKSQEKTLVAVHYARIAERELSERDKQKMFSYTYKVRILGTFTDSGSTIAFTTAVRKLPTVSYIARHLNKREIESILNKTNENGAEIGYLCVGETIFKDKGPILFQIDKLRNKRTMVFAQSGFGKTNLVKVLLYHMTRDNSYGKLIFDLNGEYFLRGTATYGLGDINESSIRDNVVVYTDKKLPETYKEQNRFISGGKVTLNMHRHLAVGDILNFGGGFSEVMKAFLLYLDEDGVSNFIENIDDYVHTPSNLYRDFSDFFGEQKKDRNGNIKEDVSARKTIMAIRKRIRHLIDEGNLHSGKSNLIEDVFTYLKQGKTVIIDLSLKDNMDASIISTILVRKLFESNKEKFTSDEPEEVVNAVIFVEEAQNVLSQEFVKSNANPFVRVAKEGRKFGLGLVAVTQRPSAISDEIRTQAENFFAFHMGNSDDIKALVKSNINYDGVISNFIQRETIAGNLYMVSSDQAFALPVRVTEFEKLVESKVYKESKFN, from the coding sequence ATGAGAAAAGCAGATTTTGGCGTTTTATATGGGCAGAAAACCACTGAAGATGCCCTATTGATATACTCCTCCTATGAGGATGCTAAAGCTAGTCCACAAACTGGTGACTTTATTGTTCTGACGCCCAAAGATGAAGGAAATACCAAGTATCTTGCTAGGGTCGAAGCAGAAATTTATGATGAAGATCCTATCTTTAAGTCGCAGGAAAAAACATTAGTAGCAGTACATTATGCTCGAATTGCAGAAAGAGAACTTTCTGAGCGAGACAAACAGAAAATGTTCAGTTACACCTACAAAGTTCGGATTTTAGGAACATTTACAGATAGCGGCTCTACCATTGCTTTCACAACGGCTGTTAGGAAATTGCCCACAGTTTCTTATATTGCAAGACATCTAAACAAACGCGAAATAGAGTCAATTCTCAATAAAACCAATGAAAATGGTGCTGAAATTGGATATCTTTGTGTAGGAGAAACTATTTTTAAGGACAAGGGGCCTATTCTTTTCCAAATTGATAAATTGCGTAACAAACGCACGATGGTATTTGCTCAATCAGGTTTTGGAAAAACTAATCTTGTTAAGGTACTGCTTTACCATATGACTCGTGATAATTCCTATGGAAAGTTGATTTTTGATTTGAACGGCGAGTATTTTTTGCGTGGCACAGCTACCTATGGATTAGGAGATATCAATGAAAGTTCAATCCGCGATAATGTTGTCGTGTATACCGACAAAAAGTTACCAGAAACTTATAAAGAACAGAATCGATTTATTTCCGGTGGCAAAGTTACGCTCAATATGCACAGGCACTTAGCAGTAGGGGATATATTGAATTTTGGTGGTGGTTTTTCTGAAGTAATGAAAGCCTTTCTTCTATACCTTGATGAAGATGGTGTATCTAACTTTATTGAAAATATTGATGACTATGTTCACACTCCAAGCAATCTTTATCGAGACTTTTCTGATTTCTTTGGTGAGCAAAAAAAAGATAGAAATGGCAACATTAAAGAAGATGTTTCTGCCCGAAAAACAATTATGGCGATACGAAAAAGGATTCGTCATTTAATTGATGAAGGTAATTTACATTCTGGTAAATCTAATCTTATAGAAGATGTATTCACATATTTAAAGCAAGGAAAGACTGTCATCATTGACCTATCGCTAAAAGATAACATGGATGCCAGTATTATTTCTACTATTCTGGTTCGCAAATTGTTTGAAAGTAACAAAGAAAAATTTACATCAGATGAACCAGAAGAAGTTGTCAATGCCGTTATATTTGTAGAAGAAGCCCAAAATGTTTTATCTCAGGAATTTGTTAAGAGTAATGCCAATCCATTTGTTAGAGTTGCCAAAGAAGGACGCAAATTTGGGTTGGGATTAGTCGCTGTAACACAACGTCCATCTGCTATCTCTGATGAAATTAGAACCCAAGCCGAAAATTTCTTTGCTTTTCATATGGGAAATTCTGACGATATTAAGGCACTGGTAAAGTCTAATATCAATTATGATGGGGTGATATCAAACTTTATTCAGCGTGAGACAATTGCGGGTAATCTCTATATGGTTTCATCTGATCAAGCTTTCGCCCTTCCTGTACGAGTAACGGAATTTGAAAAGCTCGTAGAATCAAAAGTTTATAAAGAATCTAAATTTAATTAA
- a CDS encoding DNA double-strand break repair nuclease NurA: MAGKQIPDSAIELVAKHINTRSNKDHGIPVIGHEGNIQTPQIFEIIQFDKIDDSDRRFYAIDGSYNSEQFYNGLAIAIYAAGYICFHRGKQIRMNSSDDPVVLGQAYYPQNILITNENHLNAIYDEFLNLDPVKYLLNFLNDSPENIFPYKKEQICKNLSTLLGFCQEVLEIALILEVINRPETKAGDFILRDGTLRPLQIKPQYLVNLGEYAHKKQIKIVSVTKQSPLKMELAYTFRQIDHYLQDQLKHEYPFVETDLKRQKLCCWFEIPDVVLKAAYGDMFIKKSISGGRGFGLFMAARLDYVEKLQNYDWLIADVNIFDAMPQIRAGSYERDREELELIFKELTRLTQEHYILGYPYPLCEVHNFISLKRNFKDEIIARLKYSLYKDQRMDNVDIENLFLDTHDRF; the protein is encoded by the coding sequence ATGGCAGGAAAACAGATCCCCGATAGTGCTATCGAGCTAGTTGCTAAACACATCAATACCAGAAGTAATAAAGATCATGGTATTCCTGTGATTGGACATGAAGGGAATATACAAACGCCTCAAATCTTTGAAATTATTCAGTTTGACAAAATTGATGATAGCGATAGGAGGTTCTATGCGATAGATGGTAGCTACAACAGTGAGCAGTTTTATAATGGTCTAGCTATAGCAATTTATGCTGCTGGTTACATTTGCTTTCATCGAGGTAAGCAAATTAGGATGAATTCATCAGATGATCCTGTTGTATTAGGACAGGCATATTATCCCCAAAACATTTTAATCACCAATGAAAATCACTTAAATGCTATTTATGATGAATTTCTAAATTTAGATCCAGTAAAATATTTATTAAACTTTCTCAACGACTCACCAGAAAACATTTTTCCATACAAAAAAGAACAAATTTGTAAGAATTTATCAACTCTGCTGGGATTTTGTCAGGAAGTCCTAGAGATTGCACTGATTTTAGAGGTAATTAATCGCCCAGAAACAAAAGCTGGTGATTTTATTTTAAGAGATGGTACATTACGTCCTCTCCAAATAAAGCCGCAATACTTAGTAAACTTGGGAGAGTATGCTCATAAAAAACAGATAAAGATAGTCTCTGTGACTAAACAATCTCCACTTAAAATGGAACTGGCTTATACATTCAGACAAATTGATCATTATCTGCAAGATCAGCTTAAGCATGAGTATCCTTTTGTAGAAACAGACTTAAAACGCCAAAAACTCTGCTGCTGGTTTGAAATTCCAGATGTTGTTCTTAAAGCAGCATATGGTGATATGTTTATTAAAAAATCAATTAGTGGAGGAAGAGGATTTGGGCTATTTATGGCAGCTAGATTAGATTATGTAGAAAAGCTCCAAAACTATGACTGGCTTATAGCTGATGTGAATATTTTTGATGCCATGCCACAAATCCGAGCAGGCTCGTATGAAAGAGATAGGGAAGAACTTGAGTTAATATTTAAGGAGCTAACTCGGCTTACACAAGAACACTATATTCTTGGCTATCCCTACCCATTATGTGAAGTACATAATTTCATATCCTTGAAAAGAAATTTTAAAGATGAGATAATTGCTCGCCTTAAATACTCTCTTTATAAGGATCAAAGAATGGATAACGTCGATATTGAAAATTTATTTTTAGACACACACGACAGATTTTAG
- a CDS encoding type II toxin-antitoxin system PemK/MazF family toxin — protein sequence MNSPDRGEVWLVDLGYVAKVRPCLVVSIRALNQDRALATLIPHTTSPRGSRFEVDVKARFLKPGVFDVQNIITIPHAKLLRKLGELNSEQLAQVEEALLFWLGFEDMDSGEDPSMT from the coding sequence ATGAATAGTCCTGATCGTGGCGAAGTTTGGCTTGTCGATCTGGGCTATGTGGCAAAAGTTAGACCATGCTTAGTGGTTAGTATCCGGGCTCTCAACCAGGATCGAGCGTTAGCGACTCTAATACCTCATACTACAAGCCCAAGAGGTTCACGCTTTGAGGTAGATGTCAAAGCCAGATTCCTGAAGCCCGGAGTGTTCGATGTTCAGAATATCATCACAATTCCTCACGCGAAGCTACTAAGGAAACTGGGCGAATTAAACTCAGAGCAGTTAGCACAAGTCGAAGAGGCTTTGCTTTTCTGGTTAGGATTTGAGGATATGGATTCTGGCGAAGATCCCTCGATGACGTGA
- a CDS encoding beta strand repeat-containing protein, which produces MEPPTPAILQAENDTVSGFQNSLLEIPSSTITSNDTGVGLLSVTGITQPPNGRTSLNQNIGVISYTPDENFSGFDTFEYQIRDDNGATGTATVTVDVVSVNERPILDLSSSQLGRNYTTVFIEGTTPVAITGSVSIIDADDTDLTSATITLTNIPDGEVEGLSIQGTLPSGITAGTYDPETGIILLTGTAPISSYEAALSQVVYSNISQNPNTENRVIDVVVADNNSDSNIAISTITVDAVNDPPVNTVPESQTANGSQPIVFSQADNNQILISDPDVDGNPVQVNLTASTGTLTLGTIQDNVEISGDGTTLVTLVGRLENINTALDGLTFAPPSSFDTSATIQIVTTDNGNTGSGGPQTTSSTISINQPNQPPTLDLDGTQAGNNTEASFEQGQPAVAIATGTNILITDADNTTIESATVTLTNALNGSAESLAVNGVLPMGITASSYNSTTGILTLTGNASLAAYQTAIGQVVYNNTANPPNTTTRTVQVQVNDGTDNSNTAASTITVSALNQPPVAVTDGPIFTNNSIQFPISPLANDTDPDGDVLTLTSVDNPPVAQGLVTQSGSLVQYTRLGNNTGVDSFNYSISDGQGGTATGQINIELLPVADNNPNSVTGGNFGDNLNGLGGNDTLIGLGGNDSLRGNDGNDSLSGGSGTDLLQGGIGEDTLQGDLTPDTMTGNAGSDQFRYTSADDGGGSGFNASSNTEIKSLIGGNLYDTITDFEGLGAAIGDKINFATTVIQSFANIATTVQTNITGDVIPGTSPGLFAFNDGTSTYLIYDGNGDNTTGNDSRILAKLDNVNGVTTLDVNDFAGIAGLNLPPVVQGNTTVNITEDVITNLGISSPVDPNNDPLIITVNNIPDSSKGIIRITGQTNSIIIGQTLTSAEISQLEFVPQPNINGAAGVFLYSVSDSENPTVSQTVTVNITAVNDLPVAVNDGPIFTNNSIQFSISPLDNDSDLDGDVLTLTSVDNLSTAQGLVTQSGSLVQYTRLPGTEPVDSFNYIISDGKGGTATANITINLLPVADNNPNSVTGGSLSDNLNGLVGNDTLVGLEGNDTLRGNEGNDSLSGGSGNDTLDGGAGQDNLFGGLGRDSLTGSLGETDLFIYSDALDGGGIGFNAVGTAISSQIGSGLYDSINNFEVLGQIGGDQISISTSLIADVANILTTVQTNVSTNVLPGNNPSLFAFDNGQNTYLIYDANGDNTSGNDSQILAKLEGVTGVTTLNSDDIILF; this is translated from the coding sequence GTGGAGCCTCCAACTCCCGCAATTTTACAGGCTGAAAATGATACGGTATCGGGTTTCCAGAATAGTTTGTTAGAGATTCCTTCCAGTACAATCACCAGCAATGATACAGGGGTTGGACTGCTTTCGGTGACAGGTATTACTCAACCTCCAAATGGAAGAACCAGTTTAAATCAAAATATTGGAGTTATTTCTTATACTCCTGATGAAAACTTTTCCGGTTTTGATACGTTTGAATATCAAATCCGAGATGATAATGGCGCAACGGGAACAGCAACAGTTACAGTTGATGTAGTGTCAGTGAATGAGCGTCCGATTTTAGATCTCAGTAGTTCTCAACTGGGCAGGAATTATACTACTGTTTTTATCGAAGGTACAACTCCTGTAGCGATTACTGGAAGTGTTAGTATTATTGATGCGGATGATACGGATCTGACTTCAGCAACGATTACTTTAACCAATATTCCCGATGGTGAAGTAGAAGGTTTATCGATACAAGGAACTTTACCGTCAGGGATTACTGCTGGAACTTATGATCCCGAAACGGGAATTATTCTTCTAACAGGAACAGCCCCAATTTCTAGTTATGAAGCCGCACTTTCTCAAGTTGTTTATAGTAATATTTCTCAAAATCCGAATACGGAAAATCGAGTTATTGATGTAGTTGTTGCGGATAATAATAGTGATAGCAATATTGCAATTAGTACGATTACCGTTGATGCGGTCAATGATCCTCCCGTAAATACAGTTCCAGAGTCACAAACAGCTAATGGTAGCCAACCGATAGTATTTAGTCAAGCGGATAATAATCAAATTTTGATTAGTGACCCCGATGTTGATGGTAATCCTGTTCAAGTTAACTTAACAGCTAGTACCGGAACATTAACTTTGGGGACAATACAGGATAATGTGGAAATTTCTGGGGATGGAACAACGCTAGTTACTTTGGTAGGTCGTCTTGAAAATATTAATACGGCTCTTGATGGTTTAACCTTCGCGCCTCCTTCATCCTTTGATACCTCGGCGACGATCCAAATAGTAACAACGGATAATGGTAATACAGGTAGTGGTGGCCCCCAAACAACTTCTAGTACGATTAGTATTAATCAGCCGAATCAACCCCCAACCTTAGACCTAGATGGTACTCAAGCCGGAAATAATACCGAGGCGTCCTTTGAGCAAGGACAACCTGCTGTTGCGATCGCCACTGGAACTAATATTCTGATTACGGATGCAGACAATACCACCATCGAGTCAGCCACAGTTACTTTAACAAATGCACTCAATGGCAGTGCGGAAAGTTTAGCGGTCAATGGTGTGTTACCAATGGGTATTACCGCCAGTAGTTATAACAGCACCACCGGAATTTTAACCTTAACGGGGAATGCCTCACTAGCCGCTTATCAAACCGCTATTGGACAAGTTGTTTATAATAATACAGCTAATCCTCCGAACACCACAACCCGGACGGTACAGGTTCAAGTGAATGATGGAACGGATAATAGTAATACGGCGGCTAGTACAATTACAGTAAGTGCTTTAAATCAGCCTCCCGTTGCCGTTACCGATGGCCCAATTTTCACCAACAATAGCATCCAATTCCCGATTTCTCCCTTAGCCAATGATACTGACCCCGATGGAGATGTTCTAACATTGACTTCAGTGGATAATCCTCCCGTAGCGCAAGGGTTAGTCACTCAAAGTGGGTCGCTCGTTCAGTACACCCGTCTGGGAAATAATACCGGAGTTGATAGTTTCAACTACAGTATCAGTGATGGTCAAGGAGGAACGGCCACGGGTCAGATTAATATTGAATTGTTACCTGTTGCTGATAATAACCCTAACTCCGTAACCGGAGGCAATTTTGGCGATAATCTCAATGGTTTGGGAGGAAATGATACCCTGATAGGTTTGGGCGGGAATGACAGCCTGCGAGGAAATGATGGTAACGACAGTTTATCCGGTGGAAGCGGAACAGATCTGTTACAGGGAGGAATTGGAGAGGATACGCTCCAAGGCGATTTAACACCGGATACCATGACGGGAAATGCAGGAAGCGACCAATTCCGTTATACCAGTGCTGATGACGGAGGCGGATCGGGTTTTAATGCGAGTTCTAATACCGAGATAAAATCCTTAATTGGAGGTAATTTATATGATACCATTACGGATTTTGAAGGATTAGGCGCTGCGATCGGCGATAAAATTAATTTTGCTACAACGGTAATTCAATCTTTTGCTAACATTGCCACAACGGTACAAACCAATATTACTGGAGATGTAATTCCGGGAACAAGCCCCGGTCTATTTGCCTTTAATGATGGCACTAGCACTTACCTGATTTATGATGGCAATGGTGATAATACAACGGGGAATGATTCTCGAATTTTAGCAAAATTAGACAACGTTAATGGCGTGACAACCCTTGATGTTAATGACTTTGCTGGAATTGCTGGCTTAAATCTTCCTCCAGTAGTTCAAGGGAATACGACCGTTAATATTACTGAAGATGTGATTACAAATTTAGGAATTTCATCCCCAGTTGATCCCAATAATGACCCGTTAATTATTACCGTTAATAATATTCCTGATAGCAGTAAAGGAATCATCCGTATTACAGGTCAAACCAACTCCATTATTATTGGTCAAACCTTAACCAGTGCGGAAATTAGTCAGTTAGAATTTGTCCCCCAACCTAATATTAATGGTGCAGCCGGAGTATTTTTATATAGTGTCAGTGATAGTGAAAATCCTACGGTTAGTCAAACCGTTACGGTGAATATTACGGCGGTTAATGATCTACCTGTTGCTGTGAATGACGGCCCAATTTTTACTAACAATAGCATCCAATTCTCGATTTCTCCCCTAGATAACGATAGTGACTTGGATGGAGATGTTCTGACGTTGACCTCAGTAGATAATCTTTCCACAGCACAAGGGTTAGTGACTCAAAGTGGGTCGCTTGTTCAGTATACTCGTCTCCCCGGAACTGAGCCAGTGGATAGTTTCAACTACATCATCAGTGACGGTAAAGGAGGAACAGCCACTGCTAATATTACGATTAACCTGTTACCCGTTGCTGATAATAACCCTAACTCCGTGACCGGAGGCAGTCTCAGCGATAACCTTAATGGTCTGGTAGGAAATGATACCCTGGTGGGTCTGGAGGGGAATGACACCCTGCGGGGAAATGAGGGTAATGACAGTTTATCGGGAGGAAGCGGAAACGACACTCTCGATGGAGGTGCGGGACAAGATAACCTGTTTGGGGGTTTAGGACGCGATAGTTTGACGGGTAGTTTAGGAGAAACAGACCTGTTTATTTATAGTGATGCACTTGATGGAGGAGGTATCGGGTTTAATGCGGTGGGAACTGCAATTAGTTCTCAAATTGGCAGTGGTTTATATGATTCTATTAACAATTTTGAAGTTTTGGGTCAGATTGGAGGAGATCAAATTAGCATATCGACGAGTTTAATTGCGGATGTTGCTAATATCCTGACGACTGTACAAACGAATGTTTCAACGAATGTCTTACCTGGAAATAATCCCAGTCTATTTGCTTTTGATAATGGCCAGAATACTTATTTAATTTATGATGCTAATGGCGATAATACATCAGGAAATGATTCTCAAATTCTAGCTAAATTAGAGGGAGTTACAGGAGTAACAACATTGAATTCAGATGATATTATTCTGTTCTAA
- a CDS encoding calcium-binding protein, producing the protein MTSSIINTTPATLALRISPSNGLYNTGDTILIFPRTFDDKFETFPADVQALLPLSNGLGTTLPGATGGVIFVPDEPILEAISIETNTPIYLAETETGQFQSLDGLTTGEIQSGPAGSVIFIPDGFTTETPTPTPTTTTAPTPTTPTPTDTPTPTTTPTPTTTPTPTPTPTPGETEPQPIVIQGAGSGTEADDTILGSNQNDTISGLEGNDSIFGLGGNDLLQGDAGLDQINGNEGNDAIVGGTDDDCLRGGQGDDLIFGDSGNDLAFGDKDNDTLNGGVGADSLYGGQGNDSLRGGGEDDLLYGDKGNDTVSGELGNDSVIGGDGDDVLFGNSGQDFLSGDVGNDQLFGGGDDDSLVGGQGVDVLYGDLGNDTVSGGDDNDQLFGNAGDDVLNGDIGADNLYGGAGEDILNGGKGRDFLSGDDGNDLLAGEAGVDTLTGGAGDDIFVFGYVITQAPNGGSFITGTTGGTSVELADIVTDFTTNDQLGLSGGLTFQDLEISQGQASNASNTIIKDKNTGEFLAILQGVNASILSESNFVLDPTAPLPPTTPPXQHRQPHPQPHQHPLHLNRLHLLWSLQLPQFYRLKMIRYRVSRIVC; encoded by the coding sequence ATGACAAGTTCTATTATCAATACAACCCCTGCGACTTTAGCCTTAAGAATTTCTCCTAGTAATGGTCTGTATAATACTGGAGATACAATTTTAATTTTTCCCAGAACTTTTGATGACAAATTTGAAACATTTCCCGCAGACGTTCAAGCTTTACTCCCCCTTTCTAATGGACTCGGAACAACTTTACCTGGTGCTACTGGAGGAGTGATCTTTGTACCGGATGAACCTATTTTAGAAGCCATATCAATTGAAACCAATACACCCATCTATTTAGCCGAAACAGAAACGGGTCAATTTCAAAGCCTAGATGGTCTAACAACAGGAGAAATTCAATCGGGGCCAGCCGGAAGTGTGATTTTTATTCCCGATGGATTTACGACGGAAACCCCAACTCCCACTCCCACCACTACAACTGCACCAACTCCCACGACTCCGACTCCTACAGACACACCAACTCCCACAACTACACCAACTCCCACAACCACACCAACTCCCACACCGACACCGACTCCCGGCGAAACTGAACCCCAACCCATCGTAATTCAAGGGGCGGGGTCAGGGACAGAAGCCGATGATACGATTCTAGGAAGTAATCAAAATGATACAATTTCTGGGTTAGAGGGAAATGATAGTATCTTTGGTTTGGGAGGCAATGATCTCCTACAAGGAGATGCTGGATTAGATCAAATTAATGGCAATGAAGGGAATGATGCCATTGTAGGAGGCACCGATGATGATTGTCTGCGGGGAGGTCAAGGGGATGATTTGATCTTCGGTGATTCAGGGAATGATCTGGCTTTTGGAGATAAAGATAATGATACCTTAAATGGTGGAGTCGGGGCTGATAGTCTGTATGGTGGCCAAGGTAATGATAGTCTTCGAGGCGGGGGGGAAGATGACCTGCTCTACGGAGATAAAGGCAATGATACCGTATCCGGTGAACTGGGTAACGATAGCGTCATCGGCGGAGACGGAGATGATGTTTTATTTGGAAATTCCGGTCAGGACTTCCTGAGTGGAGACGTTGGAAATGATCAACTTTTTGGCGGCGGAGATGATGATAGTTTAGTCGGGGGTCAGGGAGTTGATGTTCTCTATGGCGATTTAGGGAATGATACTGTTTCTGGAGGAGATGATAATGATCAACTGTTTGGGAATGCGGGAGATGATGTTCTGAATGGGGATATTGGGGCGGATAATTTGTATGGAGGTGCGGGGGAAGATATTCTTAATGGCGGTAAAGGTCGAGATTTCTTATCCGGTGATGACGGGAATGATTTATTAGCCGGAGAAGCCGGAGTAGACACCCTGACAGGAGGTGCAGGGGATGATATTTTTGTTTTCGGTTATGTGATTACTCAAGCTCCCAATGGGGGTAGTTTTATTACAGGAACTACAGGGGGAACAAGCGTTGAATTAGCGGATATTGTTACGGATTTTACTACCAATGATCAGCTTGGGCTATCTGGAGGACTCACATTCCAAGATCTCGAAATCTCCCAAGGTCAAGCTTCCAATGCTAGTAATACGATTATTAAAGATAAAAATACAGGTGAATTTTTAGCCATCTTACAGGGAGTTAATGCCAGTATTTTAAGTGAATCTAACTTTGTTCTTGACCCCACTGCTCCTCTTCCGCCAACAACGCCACCANCCCAACACCGACAACCTCACCCACAACCCCACCAACACCCACTCCATCTCAACCGACTCCACCTCCTGTGGAGCCTCCAACTCCCGCAATTTTACAGGCTGAAAATGATACGGTATCGGGTTTCCAGAATAGTTTGTTAG
- a CDS encoding Druantia anti-phage system protein DruA codes for MENNDFCTIDQKLLIKEQIIQNLEDYGVFWDRDNQKIIVNDPNDFREVQRKLSEQTNLKGKEYKEKVQKYLAEPSDINISKIDPYLVLVEPIAEHQRLWAYAISHWSIPVTNGYGRRIRYFVFDSQNHKLIGIIGLCDPVIGLGVRDENSINWTKNQKLKRLYNCMTAYILGAIPPYNRVLASKLVALAVMFPTVRQDFYRKYKNKSSLITGENKKSDLIYIDTLGAFGKSAIYNRLINWEFVDYTKGQSHLHITANGSWELIKQVVPPDIFETYKFGKGPNWKMRILKRGLRELGLSTDMLSIGWQRAYYRCPLAENWNEYLLGETDSVVWRKFTQKDLVTYWHQRWVNPRMDVLQGKLDEE; via the coding sequence ATGGAAAATAATGATTTTTGTACAATTGATCAGAAACTCCTGATTAAAGAACAGATTATCCAAAACCTAGAAGATTATGGAGTTTTTTGGGATCGAGACAATCAAAAAATCATTGTAAATGACCCCAATGATTTTAGAGAAGTCCAAAGAAAACTCTCTGAACAAACCAACTTAAAGGGTAAAGAATATAAAGAAAAAGTTCAGAAGTATTTAGCAGAACCTTCAGATATTAATATATCTAAAATAGATCCATATCTTGTTCTTGTTGAACCCATAGCAGAACATCAAAGATTATGGGCGTATGCTATATCTCACTGGTCGATACCCGTTACAAATGGTTATGGTCGGCGGATTAGATATTTTGTTTTTGATAGCCAAAATCATAAATTGATCGGGATTATTGGACTTTGTGACCCTGTAATTGGTCTAGGAGTACGAGATGAAAATTCTATTAATTGGACAAAAAATCAGAAATTGAAACGACTTTATAATTGCATGACAGCCTATATTTTAGGAGCTATTCCTCCATACAATCGAGTGCTTGCCTCAAAATTAGTTGCTCTTGCTGTAATGTTTCCAACAGTTCGTCAAGACTTTTATAGAAAATATAAGAATAAATCTTCTCTTATTACAGGAGAAAACAAAAAATCTGATCTTATTTATATTGATACTTTAGGAGCCTTTGGGAAATCAGCAATCTATAATCGTTTGATTAACTGGGAATTTGTTGATTATACTAAAGGTCAAAGTCATCTTCATATAACAGCAAATGGAAGTTGGGAACTAATTAAGCAAGTTGTACCACCAGATATTTTTGAAACATACAAATTTGGAAAGGGGCCAAATTGGAAAATGCGTATATTAAAAAGGGGACTAAGAGAACTTGGGTTATCAACAGATATGTTAAGCATTGGTTGGCAGAGAGCATACTATCGTTGTCCATTAGCAGAAAACTGGAATGAATATTTATTAGGAGAGACAGATTCTGTTGTCTGGCGAAAATTTACACAAAAAGACTTAGTAACTTATTGGCATCAAAGATGGGTTAATCCCAGAATGGATGTACTACAAGGTAAACTAGATGAGGAGTAA